The following coding sequences are from one Microbacterium wangchenii window:
- a CDS encoding alpha/beta fold hydrolase, whose protein sequence is MTLATPQTFEPDGRAIPFVDEGEGPAVVLLPGRGLNISYLGTLAHVLVEEGFRIVRIGSRTPVSDAAVTMHDLAQDVVDVLDQLSLDSAWIGGHAFGGAVARTVALDHPDRTEGILLLGVEGGEPVAADVAEALQAAFTDAAPLEAMPVLAGGGVDPTWAWNVFSRARANAVEPMQTAALAATAEEEWVPLAPSLPVLILQGTDDRVTVPANGDRLQASAADRASAARIDGGGYLFPMTHPGEIGMQIEDYLAWD, encoded by the coding sequence ATGACGCTCGCGACGCCCCAGACCTTCGAACCCGATGGCCGCGCCATCCCCTTCGTCGACGAGGGCGAGGGGCCGGCGGTGGTGCTGCTGCCCGGCCGGGGGCTGAACATTTCCTACCTCGGCACGCTCGCCCACGTCCTGGTCGAAGAAGGCTTCCGCATCGTGCGGATCGGCTCCCGCACGCCGGTATCGGATGCCGCGGTCACGATGCACGACCTGGCGCAGGACGTCGTCGACGTACTCGATCAGCTGAGCCTGGACTCCGCGTGGATCGGCGGGCACGCGTTCGGCGGCGCGGTCGCCCGCACGGTCGCGCTGGATCACCCCGACCGCACCGAGGGGATCCTCCTGCTGGGTGTGGAGGGCGGCGAGCCGGTGGCCGCCGACGTCGCCGAGGCGCTGCAGGCCGCGTTCACGGATGCGGCGCCCCTGGAGGCCATGCCCGTTCTGGCCGGCGGCGGCGTCGATCCGACGTGGGCGTGGAACGTCTTCTCCCGCGCGCGCGCGAACGCCGTCGAGCCGATGCAGACGGCGGCCCTGGCCGCCACCGCGGAGGAGGAGTGGGTGCCGCTGGCCCCGAGCCTGCCGGTGCTGATCCTGCAGGGCACAGACGACCGCGTCACCGTGCCGGCGAACGGCGATCGGCTGCAGGCATCCGCCGCCGACCGGGCCAGCGCGGCGCGCATCGACGGGGGCGGCTACCTGTTCCCGATGACGCACCCGGGGGAGATCGGCATGCAGATCGAGGACTACCTCGCCTGGGACTGA
- a CDS encoding AraC family transcriptional regulator, with protein sequence MIEVLNRLVDEVEAHLDDELDVDALARQLGTTGYHARRMFASLAGMPVSEYVRRRRMTVAAADVIGAEDLLAIAVRYGYGSTEAFGRAFRAVHGVSHGDVRRDGGPLRSQPQLRFRLTVEGTTPMDTRILQRPAFRLVGHAARVPLQYEGVNSAIQEHIASLPTAEHQRLKLLSSTEPAGLLQVSADVDPDHEEGSEFTYLHGVAVEAGTAVPDDLDAIDVEAGEWAVFRTSGEHPAALQAAWAATATEWFPSNPWRLRPGPSLVAVLERAPDFRTATCDLWLPVEHA encoded by the coding sequence GTGATCGAAGTCCTCAACCGTCTGGTCGACGAGGTGGAAGCACACCTTGACGACGAGCTCGACGTCGACGCGCTTGCGCGGCAACTGGGGACCACCGGCTACCATGCGCGGCGGATGTTCGCGTCGCTGGCCGGAATGCCGGTCTCGGAGTACGTCCGCCGTCGACGGATGACCGTCGCGGCCGCCGACGTCATCGGTGCGGAGGATCTCCTGGCCATCGCCGTCCGCTACGGATACGGATCGACCGAGGCATTCGGTCGCGCATTCCGTGCGGTGCACGGCGTGAGCCACGGGGACGTCCGTCGCGACGGCGGTCCCCTTCGCAGCCAACCGCAACTCAGGTTCCGCCTGACCGTCGAAGGGACTACGCCCATGGACACCCGCATCCTCCAACGCCCCGCTTTCCGCCTCGTCGGCCACGCCGCGCGTGTGCCGCTTCAATACGAGGGGGTCAATTCCGCCATCCAGGAGCACATCGCGTCGCTGCCCACGGCCGAGCACCAGCGGCTGAAGCTGTTGAGCAGCACCGAGCCGGCCGGACTCCTGCAGGTGAGCGCTGACGTCGACCCGGATCACGAAGAGGGCAGCGAGTTCACCTATCTGCACGGCGTCGCCGTCGAGGCGGGGACCGCCGTCCCTGATGACCTCGACGCGATCGACGTGGAAGCGGGGGAGTGGGCGGTCTTCCGGACCTCCGGCGAGCACCCCGCCGCGCTGCAGGCAGCGTGGGCCGCGACGGCCACCGAGTGGTTCCCCTCGAACCCGTGGCGGCTGCGACCGGGACCCTCCCTCGTCGCCGTGCTCGAGCGGGCGCCGGACTTCCGCACCGCCACGTGCGACCTGTGGCTGCCGGTCGAGCATGCCTGA
- a CDS encoding IMPACT family protein: MPFTLAAPVHSELLIKKSRFLGCVEPVAGREDAVARVGELRAQHPDARHVCWALMAGGHSAANDDGEPGGTAGRPMLDVLRHQELEGVLATVVRYFGGVKLGAGGLVRAYTDAVAQALLGAERVPLIRTQTLRLRVPYAFEGVLRRELAVHDADLADVRHGADVEMAFEVPADRVEDVIARIDDVCQGRAVWIPTA, from the coding sequence ATGCCGTTCACTCTTGCCGCTCCCGTCCACAGCGAACTGCTCATCAAGAAGAGCAGGTTCCTCGGATGCGTCGAGCCCGTCGCCGGCCGAGAGGACGCGGTCGCGAGGGTCGGCGAGCTGCGTGCACAGCATCCGGACGCCCGGCACGTCTGCTGGGCGCTGATGGCCGGCGGGCACTCCGCCGCGAACGATGACGGCGAGCCCGGCGGCACCGCGGGACGCCCCATGCTCGACGTGCTGCGGCATCAGGAGCTGGAGGGTGTGCTCGCCACTGTCGTGCGCTATTTCGGCGGAGTGAAACTGGGTGCCGGCGGACTCGTGCGCGCCTACACGGATGCGGTGGCTCAGGCCCTCCTCGGCGCCGAGCGCGTGCCCCTCATCCGCACGCAGACGCTCCGCCTGCGGGTGCCATACGCGTTCGAGGGGGTGCTGCGCCGTGAGCTCGCCGTCCACGACGCAGACCTGGCGGACGTGCGCCACGGGGCGGACGTCGAGATGGCGTTCGAGGTCCCCGCGGACCGGGTCGAGGATGTCATCGCCCGCATCGACGACGTGTGCCAGGGTCGTGCCGTGTGGATTCCGACGGCCTGA
- a CDS encoding SDR family oxidoreductase: MSVHLLTGAGSGIGSALATRLRARGDDLVLLARSAARAADLEQRFPGARTVVADLAAPADLAAALARQELPARLDSVIHVAGVVDLGPVAEMPVALWTSQLNVNLVGPAELTRLLLPAVRAARGQILFVNSGAGLRAAPDWAAYAASKHGLKALADSLRAEEAPHGVRVSSVFPGRTATAMQERVHEQEGRPYDPSVFIDPESVVTSMLTVLDLPRDAQIPELTIRPGV, translated from the coding sequence ATGAGTGTGCATCTCCTCACCGGCGCCGGTTCCGGCATCGGGTCCGCGCTCGCGACGCGTCTGCGCGCCCGCGGCGACGACCTCGTGCTCCTCGCGCGCAGCGCGGCTCGCGCCGCGGACCTCGAGCAGCGGTTCCCGGGCGCACGGACCGTCGTCGCCGATCTCGCGGCTCCGGCCGACCTCGCGGCAGCGCTGGCGCGACAGGAGCTCCCCGCGCGGCTGGACTCCGTCATCCACGTCGCCGGCGTGGTGGATCTCGGACCGGTGGCCGAGATGCCCGTCGCACTGTGGACATCGCAGCTGAACGTCAACCTCGTCGGGCCGGCGGAGCTGACCCGGCTTCTGCTCCCCGCCGTGCGGGCGGCGCGGGGCCAGATCCTGTTCGTCAACTCGGGGGCCGGCCTGCGCGCGGCTCCCGACTGGGCCGCCTACGCGGCATCCAAGCACGGGCTCAAGGCGCTCGCCGATTCCCTGCGGGCGGAGGAGGCCCCGCACGGGGTGCGGGTGTCATCGGTCTTCCCCGGGCGCACGGCGACGGCGATGCAGGAGCGGGTGCATGAGCAGGAGGGCAGGCCCTACGACCCCTCGGTGTTCATCGATCCGGAGTCGGTGGTCACGAGCATGCTCACCGTGCTCGACCTCCCGCGTGACGCGCAGATCCCGGAGCTGACGATCCGACCGGGCGTCTGA
- a CDS encoding response regulator — protein MTGGQPRVLLADDHGAIREALRIMLEAHGVVVVGEAADGAVAVRNAAALRPDVVLMDLRMPGTDGVSATREIVDAGWAHVLVLTSFDEDELVAGALRAGAAGFLLKTADAATLIDAVRRVAAGEGVLDPRVTRRALALIPRGDDVPAPGADRLSMLTARECEVLEAMRAGRSNSQIADELGISLATVKTHVSNVLSKLGARSRSHAVALAAGAADG, from the coding sequence ATGACCGGCGGCCAGCCCCGCGTCCTCCTCGCAGACGATCACGGCGCCATCCGCGAGGCTCTGCGGATCATGCTGGAAGCCCACGGAGTCGTCGTCGTCGGCGAGGCCGCCGACGGTGCGGTCGCCGTCCGCAACGCCGCCGCCCTGCGGCCGGATGTCGTACTCATGGACCTGCGGATGCCGGGGACGGACGGCGTGTCGGCGACGCGGGAGATCGTGGACGCGGGATGGGCGCACGTGCTCGTGCTCACGAGCTTCGACGAGGACGAGCTCGTGGCCGGAGCCCTCCGCGCCGGCGCCGCCGGTTTCCTGCTGAAGACGGCGGATGCCGCGACCCTCATCGACGCGGTGCGACGCGTCGCGGCGGGGGAGGGTGTGCTCGATCCCCGGGTCACGCGACGGGCGCTGGCCCTGATCCCGCGAGGCGACGACGTTCCGGCCCCGGGCGCCGATCGGCTGAGCATGCTCACCGCCCGGGAGTGCGAGGTGCTCGAGGCGATGCGAGCCGGCCGCTCGAACTCGCAGATCGCCGACGAGCTCGGCATTTCGCTGGCGACGGTCAAGACGCACGTGTCCAACGTGTTGTCCAAGCTCGGCGCGCGCAGCCGATCCCACGCTGTGGCGCTCGCCGCCGGAGCCGCCGACGGGTGA